In Telopea speciosissima isolate NSW1024214 ecotype Mountain lineage chromosome 10, Tspe_v1, whole genome shotgun sequence, the DNA window CATTGCTGATCTGAATTGATGTAGTTATGTAGCCAGCTTGAGAGGCACTCAAACTCGCCGGACACATTCTCCACTCTATAATGGCACCTTTCTCATATGTAAAATTCTATGCTTGCCTGACTTCTTTTCGTGTTGTTTTAGTGACTTCTCATAATTGTGTTTTGGACTTgactttttggtttttggattgACATGCAATTGATAGTGAAATGTTCCATCATCCATGCTATGCCCTTATGCAAATTAAGAATGTTTAATTAAAATCTATAAAATTAAGTTGTGTAACATATCATCTTATCATAAGTCAGTCATCTTTAGATTTTCCGTaggaaaaggagaaattttGAGTAGTCTTACATTTTTACATTGATTCCAATACATAATTTTCCTTGAACGCGACTTTTAAAGAAGGGAAATGCTTATAGTAAGattgtaaccttttttttttctttttaatcttttttcatTATCATAACCTAATATTTCTTTCAATGAGAGTAAATCTTGTCATGTCACAAgaaaattacattaaataatttttaattttttgaaaatcttgtattaaatattacattaaataacttttgagaataagacaaagaaaaattagaagaaaaccacaatttcttagttcaccactttggtgacaacaagttgTTCCCTGTAAAGAAATTTAAAGACCTCAAAATAGTGATTAATTCTTTAATTTCATTGTTGTTGTGTTCCACTAACCCTAATTGCAAATAAATAAGGAACTTGTTTCATTGTTTAACTAACATTGAGAAATGGTTTCTTGTGGCAACCCAAAATTTTCACATGTTCCTGTAGGGTGAGTGTCattgcaaagaaaataaagaaaaaggaagtgaaatcaaataaaGACTAAAGTGAATTTTTATAAATCATTACTAACATAATTGTTTAACTAATTCTAAAACATTACAAatctaatttttaaattttacaaTATTCTGCAATTAAATTTTTTgttagtaaaataaaaattcctttaAAAAGTACGATTACCATATTTAATAAGAGCTTAAAATAGTTATACaaatataattataaaaattttcattttcttttttaaaactgatttcactttccttccttccttttcctttcatttcctTCCCTCCTGTAAACTATATTTTCTCAATGTAGATTAACTGCATAAATATTTTTGGATAACGAAAACTTGGGTCCATGTAAGATCCTATAACTCTTCGTGACCAGAAAACCTGAGACCCATGAGAAtcggaccgagtttccctccacctacGGTGAGAGGATTCCTTACTTTATTGTAGTTGGATGGAATTCTTGGGGGGCAAGAACCAATGACTTCTATCCATGAGGGACGACATTTATAAAACCCTATATTTCTTTCATGTGGGGTGAAGAAAATGTCCCCTAATTTATCTATGATGTTGACAAGGTATGCTATTTATGTATCCACATGGACGATGGGCCAATAGAAGCATGCAGGTACTATTGCATAGGTAATAATAATATGGATGGGGATCGTTGCCAAGTCGCATGGTCCCTACACCCAAACACGGGGAGCATGAAATGATGATCCCACTCTCATTAGCCCACCCCAAGCATTCCAATTGGTTCCAACAACCCACTTGACTTGACAATCTTTTTTTTCGCTAATAATATAGCAACACTTGATTTTCCTAAAAAGTAATAAGGGGATATCATATAAGGGCTgcttggtttggaatttttattttctcaagtgCGGTGTACCGTTcaatgcacctttaaagtgcatccaACGGTGACAAAACGCATGttcttgaatttttatcctctcaagtagAGTGACCATCATCCGATGATGCACTTAAAATGTGTACTGGACAGATGATAAAAATCCACTAGTTTGATAATTCAAAGTCAACAGCCCCCAAAACAAACATTTCCCGTAGAGTTGGGAAAGCAAGATGGAGATCATCATAAAAGACATAATACTAACTGGCAATTCTTGTCTGACCCGTATGTAATGGGCTACTCCACATTGGCTTCACATCTCTTGCATTTTGGCATTTAATTCCAACACCACTGTTTTGATAGGTTCCTTCCTTTTCTATAGCAATCTATCAGGTTGCCTCCCTTTACTGGTTTGGCCTTTCCTTTGCATAATTCTCAATAATCATCCTCAGCTTAATTAGGTGGATAACCGTAAAGTAAACGTCCCCTCTTAAATCCTGATTCCTAttccattcttcttttcttgttttttgttttgaggGAACTTCTTTGGCCTGGCGGCTGTGCCCTGTCCAGTGACTCAGTCACCTGCGAGGCTAAGACGCCTGTGTGGCCATCTCTTGGGGTCGTTTTGCTTCACGCTAAGTCTTAGCAAGGTAATAAGGAATCGATGAAACCATGAAGGCATGAtgacctctctctttctctctcttgaagTGCTGAAACTGCAtacaccccccctccccaacccaacaacaacaacaaataaagaaaagcaATTCTAATTCTCTCCCTTTATTTTCATACTTTCAGGAAAACAGAGTGCTCAGAGTGTAGAAGAATTTCTTTATGGGTTGATGGTTTCTTCTTGAGAAAGTTTCTTTCTGAACTGGGCAGTTTTGTGATCATGAACTAGACTTGTCCATAACCTTATAGTAGACAATCGTTTGCATATCAACTTGGCTACTTAGCCTATGAAAGAAATCTGCTTCTTTCACTACACTTGGGAGATTTTTAGATATTTCAAGACTCACTTTGCCTTGGACACCTCAGTTTCAGGGGAGCTATTGATTCTTACTGTTTTGTGCTTCTGGGTCTTTGAATTTTGAAGTTCCAACCATGGCTTCCATTGTTCttatttcattcttaattttCATATCCACCCTCCTTAATGGTTATGTGCACTGCCAGAAGCCCCCAATTGTGAACGTTGGTGCAGTCTTTACATTTGATTCTGTGATCGGTAGAGCAGCGAAAGGAGCCATGGAAGTTGCAGCTGCCGATATCAATGAGGATTCAACCATTCTTAATGGGACCCAACTCAATTTAATAATGGAGGATTCAAACTGCAGCGTTTTCATGGGGTCCATTAAAGGTaccttttatcttcttcttgcccCCAAGTTATAGAGACCTGGTGTGGTGATCTTTCAAATAACTTCATTTTCTGCTGTGATCATAGCCTAAGTTTAATCTTCTAAACTAAGTTTTAAGATGCAATTTATTGTTCTGTCCAGAAATTAGAACCATAGATTTTATTTCAGGTGTtctaatgtataaatatttCAGGTTCTAGGAAAGTTGTGGATTTTAAAGAAGCTAGCAGGAAACAGGGAGATCAAAAGAGATGCATTAGGTGGAATTTTTTATTGGAAAGATTAATAGGAAGTCCATTTTCTAAGTTCAACTTTGAAAAATATAAGTTTTCAAATACCAAACAAACTGTGCAAGATCCTAGCTTTTAGGTGAAAGAAAAATGGCTCACATGACTGCAATTGGTTTGCTCTTTTCAATTATAAAGAAATACATTCAACTCATTGGAGGAATAAAATTAAGATAGAATGGCTTCTGTTTCAAGGATAAATGTGAAAATCAGAGGAAACTTGTAGAGTACATAATGATTTCATAGGACCTTATCCTAATATCTTACTTCTACAATTAATCAGGTATAGTAAGCAatgttttaaaaatcagaatcagatcaAACAAATCAGTCAATTCGAATAGGAATCAGCTGAGCCTGATCCTGATTCCTGCCTCCGAGAGCTGCTGGCTCCACATTGGGTTTCTAGGGTTCATGCAGAATCTGGCCGGATTCCGGCGGATCCAGAATGGGATCAGATTAGCTTAGTATTTCATGcacctttttttaattttttagcaGAGAGTCCCTGTTTCATTAATTTTTCTATGTCTTGAGTCCCCCAACTTGTGGCAAAATTTGCCTGGACTGATGCTCTTATATTTGGTTCTTGTACCATCCTCAGACAAGTTGTGTTTATGTGCATAGAGCATATAGAACTGGATTGGCAACTTTGCTTGCAAAGTCCCTGAATTAGCATAGTATTCCTCAATGTTGAATGACATGAAAGTCATTTTGAAACTATTGACTCAAGATTCTAATGAAATGACATTCTTTCTAAGAAGTTGCTAAACAAAATTTTATCCAACTTGCACTTTGACCATGCACCATTCAGGTTTAGTCATTCTAATtgtttttttcactccctgccccaatcccaaagaaaaaaaggttcTTTTTAACCTACTTTTATCAGATTGTTGCCACAAACTGCGTTGTATGGACCAAGGTAATCATGTTTACTTAAGAGGGTTATGACTCCAAACTGCTTTATTTCACTCCCAGGTAAGAACATTGAATGGTTGACAATGTCAACCCTATTGTCATTAGCACTCAATGCTGTTTAATGGCCATATTAAGTTCTGAAGACAATACTTATATATTCCAGTAGAATTACATGATATTGACTGTATCAGAGTTTTTCCCTGCAGCTTTTCAAGTGATTGAGAAAGAAGTGGTGGCCATTATTGGACCACAATCTTCAGGAACAGCTCATATGATCTCAACCATTCTCAATGGACTCCAAGTGCCTCTTATCTCATTTTCTGTCACAGACCCAACTCTCTCTACCATTCAATTTCCCTTCTTTATACGAAGCACACAGAGTGATTTGAGCCAAATGGCAGCCATGGCTGATTTGATTGACTATTATGGGTGGCGGAAGGTCATTGCTGTGTATGTGGATGATGATTATGGAAGGAATGGGATATCTGCTCTAGATGATGCACTTGCAGAGACAATGTCAAAGATTTCTTATAAAGTGGCATTTGCACCTGGAGCCAATCTTAGTCAAATCTCTGATTTGCTTAATAAATCCAAATTGATCGGGCCACGTGTTTACGTTGTTCATGTTAGTCCTGATTCAGGTCTCACAATCTTCTCCATAGCCCAACACCTTCAAATGATGACCAGTGATTATGTGTGGTTTGCAACAGATTGGCTTTGTGCTGCATTAGATTCAATGTCACATCTGAATCAAACATCACTCCACCTGCAAGGGGTAGTTGCACTCCGTCAGTATATTCCACAATCCTGGCCACAGAAGGCCTTCATGTCTCGCTGGAGAGAGTTACATAGAAAAGGTTTAGTAAGTTCTTGGTTGAATGCATATGGATTTTATGCTTATGATACAGTTTGGGCTGTTGCACATTCTATTGATGCATTCTTGAATGAAGATAGAAATATCACTTTCTCTTTCAATAAGAAGTTACATGATCTCGACGCAACATCAATGCAGCTGGAAGAGCTCAAAACTTTTGATGGGGGCAGCATTCTCCTTGATAAGTTATTGCAGACGAACTTCACAGGTTTAACTGGTGCAGTTCAATTTGATACAGACAGGAACCTCATTGGTGATGGTTATGAAATTGTTAATGTTGACAAAGCAGCACTCCATAGGATTGGTTACTGGTCTAACTATTCAGGTCTTTCGATTGAACCACCGGAGACATCAAAAGAACGGGGACAGCGTACCCATTCCGGTTTTGATCAGAAGCTGAACAATGTCACCTGGCCTGGTCAGCAGACAGAAAAGCCTCGTGGGTGGGTGATTGCAGACaatgaaagaccattgagaATTGGAGTGCCAAAACGAGTTAGTTTCACTGAATTTGTAAACGAAAATCATAGCAGTCAAAAAATTGAAGGGTATTGTATTGATGTGTTTAATGCAGCTCAGGAACTAATCCCCTATGCAGTTCCTTACAAATTTGTGCCTTTTGGAGATGGTCACTCCAATCCCAGTTATGATGAACTAGTCAGAAAGGTTGCAGAAAATGTAAGTCCACAGTTATTAATTCTATCTGTAGTGCTTAACAGAAGAAATATTAAGTCAGTCCTCGGGTTAGAGGATGGATGTGGCCTATACTAGAGAAATGGGCATCACATTTAGACAGGTCCTATACAAGCTATTGCTTAGGACAATGGTAAAGAGTAAGGATCAGCACCAGGTAATGGCCCTTTATTTAGACAGTTCCTATCCTAGGTATCTCTTATGCCAAAAATTAGTCCAATGGAATATCTCTAAACTATTTGAATAATTGAAGAGAACCTATGATTGGTGTTCAGAATAATCTCTTTTGCTCAATTTTGGCCTAGGAGATTTCTATGCACCCATCATCCCAAACCCACTGCATTCTGCTGTTTTACTCTCTATGTGATCCACTCTGCATATCTTTAGCTTAGTCTGTAACTTCATGGCTTATTCTTTATCATTCTGTCGTCAGGTTTTTGATGGAGCTGTTGGGGACATTACTATCTTCACAAACCGGACAAAGACTGCTGATTTTACTCAGCCTTATGTTGTAACAGGTCTTGTAATAGTAGctccaataaaaaaatcaagTGCTTGGGTATACCTCAGGCCATTTACTGTGGAGATGTGGTGCACCACTACAGCATTTTTTGTCTTGATTGGAGTGGTTATTTGGATACTTGAGCATCGTATCAACAATGACTTCCGGGGCCCACCTAGACGACACCTTATAACTATGCTCCTGTAACCTTCCCATGCTAAATGAATGCCATCAaatattttctcattttatcTTTGAAGGTCATGTTATTTTCAGTGCCTCATGTCCCAGCCTTCCACTTTCTCTTGCAGGTTTAGCTTCTCAACACCATTTAAGACAAAACGTAAGGATTAATTAGGCTTCTGTATTTTAATCAAATCCTTACCTATACCGATTTCTATTATCTTTTGTTGCTATTTGTGCTCAATTGATTAAAATTTTCTTGTCATTTACTAATTACAGAGGAAACCATGAGCATACTTGGGCggatagtgatgatgatatGGCTTTTCTTACTGATGGAGGTCATGGCAAGCTACAAAGCAAGTTTGGCTTCGATTCTTACTGTCCAGCACCTGTCATCACCAATCACAGGAATTGACAGTTTGATTGCAAGCAAATGGCCTATTGGTTATCAAGTTGGTTCATTTGCTAGGAGCTATCTGAAAGAAAGTTTTAACATACCTTCTTCAAGGCTGATTCCTCTTGGCACACCAGAAGAGTACAAAAGGGCACTGCAGCGTGGGCCAAGCAATGGAGGGGTGGCAGCAATTGTGGACGAGCTTCCATATGTGGAGTTGTTTCTATCAAAACAGGCAGACTTCGGTATCATCGGACAACAGTTTAGCAATAATGGATGGGGATTTGTAAGTAAAACCAAAAATGCATATGCATACTTACATACATGCAAGCATACATTCAAGGCTTTCAAAAGCATACGTATATGTCGTTTTCATGCATTACATAGACATGTATGACAACTTGTAGTGTGGAAATAAGAGGACATAATTATATGCTAAAATCTCATCTCAAGacttgttttccatttttctgAGCCTTAAAACTTCAAGCTGGTCTTTATCATTTTCTGACTAGCATAATTTCCCTATTCTGTCTCTTAGGCACAAGTTTTTGGAATCTTGTGCCAGATTATATAGATTTGCAATGCTCTAACTCAAGATGTTGTTTTATTAGCCTAGGGATCACTCTGTAACTGAGTGATGTGAATGAATATCATTAGGCAGAAATGCTGCTGTACAACATTACCCACATATTTATTTAACCATCTCCAAAGAAAAATTTGCAATTTTGGGCATTCTCATATGGTAGACAGTTGAGTAAATGTCTTACTGAACAATCAAAATTCTGAAAAGCTTGGAAGGGTGTTTTTAGAGTCATTGATTATGTTCCTATTATATATCAGGCTTTCCAGAGAGGCTCTCCTCTTGCTGTTGACATGTCTACGGCAATCCTCAAACTATCTGAAAGTGGAAAACTCCAAGAGATCCATGACAAGTGGTTTTGTAAGATAGGCTGTGCCATACAGGGAAGACACCAATCTGATCCTAACCAACTCAAGCTAAGCAGCTTCTGGGGTCTCTATCTTCTCTTTGGGGCTCTCATGGTCACCGCCtttcttgtatttataatacagATGGTTCAGCAGTTTGTTCAATACAAGCGGAAACAGAGGGAACTTACTTCTCATGCTTCTGACCCATCAATTGCTCGCTGTTCTCAGGTCATCTATAATTTCCTTCACTTCGTTATTGAGAAGGAAGAAGCCATGAAGAAAATGTTTAAGCAGTGTGACAACCCTGAACCCCGGGCAAGTTGATTGATGGTGCAGATACTTGTTGAGGatttgagattgtcaaatttgATTCATGCACCTGGAAGAGGCTAGAATTCAGAGGGTTTTCATTGGAGAACCTCTAGTAAGATTTGTAGGTGATCATGTATAATTTAGAActagaaggagaagggaaaaaagacgAGGAAAATTGACTTGTAAAAACTTGGATGGCCATATGGAAATGTGCTCTCCATAGATGCTAGGTAATGCATTGACATACAAAAATCTGGGAGTTCTAATACTCTCCTATCTTAAGGTTCATGATCTAACATCCATATATGAAGAATGTAACTATTTATTCCCCAATATGTTATAAAATGCCAAAGTTTCCGGTTTAACAAAAGGATCAATTCTGTTAGCTGTCTTGTATTTAGTTTCACAGTTCATTCAAACTCAGAATTTGGTGTGGCTATCATAACAATTATTGAGAACCCAATCAAGCTTGTCCAATTTTGTGGAGATGGCTGATATTTTTAGCACTGAGAAGGTAATACTTATTCAGCTGGAGAACCACTGAACAGAACTTGGGAGGAAGAGTGATTATAGCCCTAGGGCAATCATCAGTTGGACACTTTGGCTATGGGAGGGAGAGAAATTTTTGTTTGAAGAAGGAAGCTTATGTTGATCAAGTTACAAGGAAAAGATTTTGCAAATAGGATTTCAGTAACATCAAAATCCACAGATTCAGAAATCAGAATTAACACCTTGATCACATTATATTTGGGTTCGTCCAATTTAAAATTAGATGTGTGAGTATCGCTCAGGTCTCCCCTTGTTCACAGTAATAAAGCTTCCAATTTCTGATCTTTGAAAGAGAAATTAGCCCATTTGTCAAACTTCCCCTTGTATGGTTGGAAGTGAATAGTATATTTCCAATCTGACTGCACAGTAGGGTATGCTGAAGATTGATGCAGGACATTTGGGGCTGTTCCTACTAGCCCTAGAGCCCAGGCCCAATTAGATACTCCAAGTGAtaccatctcaggcccaagcccaagccctaccagccctgcatttagtttttttatttcagttattgctgtagaagtagttattagaggacagttattgctgtagaagtagttgttagggagttattttctgcacttttttttttattttgagtttttaaaagactGTATTTTGAGAAGGAATGGGGAACAGAATGGAACAATGAAAGAATAAATTGAAGTGAATTTGTGCAAGTAAGCactcttctctccccccccccccccctcttcttcttcttcctccttccccctcccccgcttcttcttcttcttcttctgcggtttcttctctttttcccctgcaattctgattttctttctggattcccttttctcctttccgGTCCTCCATTATCTGAGAAAATGACTCCCTAAcaactacttctacagcaataactgtCCTCTAATAACTAtttctacagcaataactgaaatagaaaaacaaaatgtaaggctggtagggcttgggcttgggcctgagatggtaTCCCTTGGTGTATCtaattgggcctgggctagggCTAGTAGGAACAGCCCCAAATGTCCTGCATCAAAGATGCTTCCAATGGGAGAACGATGCAGCCCTAAACGATTTTGAGGTCATATGGTAAGGGAAGGGAGAATATAATAACACAATGGATGGCAGAATTAGAGCAAGAGacattttgagtcttttatttctattttatcttATCTTTGGTTTAgtaaggggaagaagaagggtatgATATTCCATATTTCTATATCAAGGAAGGAACTTATTCATGCAAGGAAGATCCACGAGGGAAGCTATTTATCTAattaggagacttatggaaagatttagagattgtaAGAAGGGTCTCCatttggtctttattgacctagaaaaagcttatcaTAGAGTCCccagagagttaatctggcaagtactcAAGAAGAGAAGTGTTCCAAGTAATGttcacataattaaagatatgtatgatggtgcagtgacaagtgtaagaactgttGGGGGCTGAagtagataagtcacttagggcttattttagtggaaatgttgggcttttgatcccatgggtttactttgtaattggccaatttaatgggcctaaaatatgggtagaaagtaggaaaacgggattttcTTCATTCGTTTAGTTAGAGTCATGTTTTgaatctgttttctttattatttcactttcttaatcaatttaggttactttattagttaaggatagggttaggtttttcctttttagtgtctaagtctatttttgagtcttctatataagtttgtaagggaggccagcatggtACACGAacttgattaatgaaatttgGCTTTAGCCTTTCCAAAAATCCTGAGATATGTTGGGTGaaatgcccaggctgagatagttattcccttccccatccccttccatcggtcattgaatccaaaccctaattttgttcaaatcgagttcaagagtgctacaagctgctgggatttctttcaactaattgtcacatcgatttcttgaagattattacatcaagatcattgctacTTCAACAGGTTATAAATatgaggttttttttatttgttacttcaaccaaggaaattgttccctcatttgagttttcattgctctcttgtttcccttatttttacttcccattgttctcctgattccctcatatgattttttttgtttccattgctctctttcttgttctttggagataTTATATACAAGTCAACATCAAAATATCCCTACTTCCAGGTCTAACGAACTGAAAGACTTTTTATCTctatattttccttttgatcctgcctgggattagacctattcaggttctagtcttacattaggggccaaggtagtgaattcccaattacaattgggttacatcaaggatcagttTTAAGCAATTacttgtttgcacttatcatggatgacttaACCAGAGAGATTCAAAATGAGGTTCCTAGGTGTATGCTTcttgttgatgacattgttttgttggatgagacaaaagtgtCACATgttaatgccaagttggagttatggagatcaaccttggaatcaaaaggttttaagataagtagaacaaagacggaatatatggtgtgtaactttggttacactaggacggataatgaagtggtgaaaattgatgagagggaggtttcgcaaagtgattattttaggcatctgggctcaatcataaataaacaaggtgatatagaggatgttgtttcacagagaattaaaataggatagatgaagtggagaggtgcgtctggagtATTGTGTGATCGGCATATTCCTTTGGAACTTAAAGGAATATTTTACAAGACAATTTAtacaaccggctatgatgtatggtgtgaaatgttgggcagttaagaaacattatagataaactcaatgtagctgagatgaggatgttgagatgccTGAGTGGAaaaattaggaaggataaagtaaggaatgatcatattagaactggtttgggagtagctccgatacatgataagctacaagaaagtcgtttgagatggcattgccatgttcaacggaggccttttgATGCTCCGATATGGAGGAGTGACATGATTAAGATTGAAGGAACAAAACGAGCCAGGGACAAACCTAAAATggccttaggagaagtggtgagcaaggacatgcatagcttaggccttgtatcaagtatgacctcgaatagagctgattggag includes these proteins:
- the LOC122643997 gene encoding glutamate receptor 3.7-like; protein product: MASIVLISFLIFISTLLNGYVHCQKPPIVNVGAVFTFDSVIGRAAKGAMEVAAADINEDSTILNGTQLNLIMEDSNCSVFMGSIKAFQVIEKEVVAIIGPQSSGTAHMISTILNGLQVPLISFSVTDPTLSTIQFPFFIRSTQSDLSQMAAMADLIDYYGWRKVIAVYVDDDYGRNGISALDDALAETMSKISYKVAFAPGANLSQISDLLNKSKLIGPRVYVVHVSPDSGLTIFSIAQHLQMMTSDYVWFATDWLCAALDSMSHLNQTSLHLQGVVALRQYIPQSWPQKAFMSRWRELHRKGLVSSWLNAYGFYAYDTVWAVAHSIDAFLNEDRNITFSFNKKLHDLDATSMQLEELKTFDGGSILLDKLLQTNFTGLTGAVQFDTDRNLIGDGYEIVNVDKAALHRIGYWSNYSGLSIEPPETSKERGQRTHSGFDQKLNNVTWPGQQTEKPRGWVIADNERPLRIGVPKRVSFTEFVNENHSSQKIEGYCIDVFNAAQELIPYAVPYKFVPFGDGHSNPSYDELVRKVAENVFDGAVGDITIFTNRTKTADFTQPYVVTGLVIVAPIKKSSAWVYLRPFTVEMWCTTTAFFVLIGVVIWILEHRINNDFRGPPRRHLITMLLFSFSTPFKTKQETMSILGRIVMMIWLFLLMEVMASYKASLASILTVQHLSSPITGIDSLIASKWPIGYQVGSFARSYLKESFNIPSSRLIPLGTPEEYKRALQRGPSNGGVAAIVDELPYVELFLSKQADFGIIGQQFSNNGWGFAFQRGSPLAVDMSTAILKLSESGKLQEIHDKWFCKIGCAIQGRHQSDPNQLKLSSFWGLYLLFGALMVTAFLVFIIQMVQQFVQYKRKQRELTSHASDPSIARCSQVIYNFLHFVIEKEEAMKKMFKQCDNPEPRAS